Part of the Rhodospirillaceae bacterium genome, GTTATGTGAACGACCTTGAAGAGGGTGCCGCAAAACTGACCCTGGCCGACATCAACGAAGAGGGTGCCAACCTGCTGGCTGTGCAAACCCGGCAGCAACTCGGCATTTCCGCCCTGGCGTTTGCGGGACAGGCGGAACAAGGTATTCTGAGTTTGTTTAGGTAATTTGTCCGGTGGCAAGGCGACGATGGAGCTTTACTCAGCATCCTTCGAGACGGGCCTAAAGGCCCTCCTCTGGATGAGGGTGGGGGGATGTCAAAGTGTGGAGCTAGAGATTAGAACTCCCCGAAAGCTAAAGCGACTCCTGTCGCTTTAGTTTGAGAAGCCCGCGACCGCGGGCCGCCAATCGTTTGGCGAAAGCCCCCGGAACATCTGGGGCCGAAGAGGCCCGCCCAGCGCCTGAGGGGCTAATAATAAAAACGCCTCAATAAATAAATTAAATACCAGACGGCCTGTAAGCCGGGTTCTGTCCACGTTCTTGCGAACGATAGATGGCCATTCATCTGGGACGCCCGTTGCCGGACGCCTCTTGCAACCTACCCGGACGACGACGCGGAAACGCGCCTGGACAGTCGAGCTGCCCTGCCATCCCTATTCGGTTTTGCTCCCGGTGGGGTTTACCATGCCGTTCCCGTCTCCGGGCACGCGGTGCGCTCTTACCGCACCCTTTCACCCTTACCCGATGCTCCGAAGAGGATCAGGCGGTTTGCTTTCTGTGGCACTTTCCCTAAGGTCACCCTCGCCGGGCGTTACCCGGCACCGTGTCTCCGTGGAGCCCGGACTTTCCTCCCTTTGCACCCAAAAGGAACAAAGAGCAGCCATCCGACCGTCTGGTGGGCTCAGGATAAGCCGGTTCTGTCTTTATTGAAAGCCGGTAGCTTTATTGATAAGAACTTCAGGCTTGCCATACTCGCGCAGGCCACCCAAAAATAAATCGACAAAAAGGATAACCCGACAATGACAAACACCATTGGTATCATTGGTCTTGGCAACATGGGCGGGGCCATTTCGACGAATCTGGTTAAGTCGGGGTTCGCCGTCGCCGGTTTCGATATTGATGCGGGTATGATCGCCCGTGCCCAATCAAATGGCGTGGATGTGAAATTCAGCGCGACCGAGGTCGCCAATTTGGCAAAGATCATTATTCTATCTCTGGCAAGTCCTGCGGCGCTGCATGCGGTGACGACTGAACTCGCCGAGGCTGGGAACAAAGAAGCGATCCTGGTCGAAACCGGCACCCTTACTATTGATGATAAAGAAGCCGCCCGTGACAGGCTTGCTGCCGCTGGCATTACCCTTCTCGACTGCCCACTCAGCGGTACCGGCCATCAGGCCCGCACGGGTGATCTTGTCGTGTTTACGAGTGGTGACGAGGACGCCGTAAACAAATGTATGCCAATGTTCGCTGGTTTTTCCCGCAGCCAAAAATACTGCGGTGAATTTGGCAATGGTATTCGCATGAAAATCGTTGCCAACCACCTGATCGCCGTCCACAACACGGCGACGGCAGAAGCTATGGTGCTGGGCATGAAAGCCGATCTAGACCCCAACCTTGTCTTTGATGTGATCAGTGAGAGTGCGGGCACCAGCCGCATGTTCGAAGTTCGCGGAAAGCTGATGGCGGACAGCAATTGGGACGATGTCGGTGCGACTAATTTGCTCTTCAAAAAAGACCTCGACGTCATCACTAACTACGCCGCTGAGATCGGGTGTCCAGTACCGTTGTTTTCCCTCGCCGCCCAACCCTTCCGCGCTGCGATGAGCCGAGGTCTGGAACAACGCGATACCGCGTCTGTCTGCCTGCTTTTAGAAGAAGCCGCAGGCATTGATCGAGACAACTGGCCGCCGGACGCGAAGAAGAAATAAACTACTTCGGATCGGCGTAGGTTCCCGCTGCATCCGGGAACATGGCCTTGATCACCTTGAAGCGGGAAATGTCTACGGTCGCGTCCATGTGCATGAAGATGGCGGCGTCTCGGAATAATTTTTCAATTCCTGCTTCCAGCATGACACCCGTGCCGCCATGAAGTTCTAGTGCGTCTTTGCAGACTTTCATGATTTCCTCAGACGTGTGGTACTTGAGCATGTTGCAGAGCTTATCCGCATCTCCCACCCGTTCATCAACAGCCCGTGCGGCGTAGTTGATAAAGGCGCGGATCGCATCGATGCGGGTCGCCATATCCGCGAGACGGACCGCAACGGCCTGGTGCTTGATCAATGGCGCGCCGCCTTGCACGTAATTCTGGACGTATTCTGCCGTTTTCTCAAACGCGGCCACGCCGACGCCTAAATTCTTGGACGCCTGTAGTATCTTTCCAGGTCGGAAGTAAACCCCCGCATGCCCCATGGCTTCGTCTTTAACCAGCAAATGATCTTCCGGCACGCGCATGTCTTCAAATGTCAGTTCCCCATTGTTCATGAAACGGCAGCCCATGGTCTCGTTGCATTTGGTGATGCTGAGGCCTGGGGTGTCGCGGGGCACGAGAAAGCTCGACGTCCCGTGGACCATCCCGACGTCCGGTTTGGTGTTGGCGTAAACGACATAAAGGCTCGCGTCGTAGCCGTTGCTGATAAATTGCTTACGTCCATTGATGACCCAATGGCCGTCTTCCAGCACCGCCTTTGTATCCATGTTGGCCGACGGCACGTTGTGGGGCAGCCACCGATCTGATGCGCCGCGTGGTTCGGTCAGGCAATGAGCCAACAAAAAGTTTGGGTCTTCCATCAGGCGCGGGAACCATTTTTCCTGCAAATGACGCGGTGCCAAATTACGCAACAAAACTGATACCTTCCAGTTCTGCGCCAGCTTATCGGCGAGGCCTGAATCGCCCCGCGCGACCTCTTCTGAAATCACCGCGAAGGTTTGAACTTCGGTCGCGGGATCAAGCTCCATGCCGCCGAATTCCTCCGGCACGCCGAGGGTCCGAATGCCGATCTCATCAGCCTTTTGCAATATTTCCGCCGGCACCCGATCCGCCGGCTCCATCGACCATTCTTTTTCCCAGTTGTCCCGAATATAGGGTGCGACCACATCATCGATGTAGGCATGCACGGTATCGCGCATCATGCGTTGGTCTTCTGATAAAATATGGTCGTTCATATTCATATTTAGAGTCCTCAATTTATGAGATGAATGAGACCGCGCAGCAGACCAAGTGTCTCACCATCTGCAACACCATCGACCCGTTCGGGGCGGAAGTGACGTTGGAAAGCACCAATAGCCAAGGGGAGGTTTTCGACATCATAACCATAGAGTAAGAAAAGCGCCGCCACATGGTCGGTTGAACTGGATATGGACCCAAGCCGTCGCGGCCATATCCCAATTTTCTTTGCAGCCAATTGCTGCCAAGGAAACAATTCACCCGGGTCCTGCTTGCGGGTAGGTGCGACATCAGAATGACCGACCACATTCCGTGCCGGTATAGAATGTCGGGAAAGGATATCGAGACAAAGGCCTTCCAACGCTGTCAATTGCGCGTCTGGAAATTCACGGTAGCCAAATTCATGACCGGGGTTAACAAGTTCGATGCCGATGGATCGGGCATTAACATCTGACTCGCCCCGCCAAGACGCGACACCAGCGTGCCAAGCACGGTTCACCTCTTCAACCATTTGCACAACGTCGCCATTTTCATGAATGAGATAATGTGCGCTGACCTTTGCGGCAGAATCGCAGAGCCTTTCCAGCGCTGCCTCGCCGGTTTCCATGCCGGTATAATGCAAGACCAGCATGTCAATTTCTGCGCCGTCTGGTCGAACATCAAAATTGGGCGACAGGTTTGTCTCCATGATTCCTTACTCTACTGGTCCCGCAACACGGTTCCATCTAATTTGAATAACCGCCACGCCAAACAACGTGAGAAGGCCGCCAACAATTTTCTCCCATCCGAGAACTTCCCCCAATAACCAAGCGCTGGAAAGTGCGGCGAATACAGGGGGCATCAGGTTTATCCCGACAATCCGACTGACCTCATACTTGTTCATCAAATGATACCATAACCCATAAGCAATGGCAGAGGCACCGACCGCCATGAAGACGATTGATGCCCATTCAGTCATTCCGGCACTTTTGGTCGCGGCCCATTGGCCTTCTTCCATCAGCGCAGAGACGATAAATAACTGAGGTGCTGCGAATAGTGCCATCCAAGCATTTAACTGGATCGGCCCGACACCATCCAGTTTCTTTATTAAGATGTTCGACAATCCCCAACAGACAGCGGCCCCCAGGCACAACACGACATGAAACAAGCTGGATGACACGCTGGGTTCACCGGCAACAATCGCCACACCGCCGAACGCAATTAGCATCCCAATCGTGCGCCGCCAGCCGAAGGCATCGTTCAACATAAGCCACGCCATCAAGGCACTAAACGGCGTTCCTAATTGCAGTATAATCGATGAAACAGAGGGATCGACCCCGGTCAGGCCGGTAAATACGAAAATGAAATGGAGCGTGCCGAGCACGACAGAAATCATAAAAACAGGAATAAAATTTCCGATGGGCGGTTTGGTAAACCAAATTAAAATGGCGGCAACCAGCGCGAACCGAAGTCCCGATGCATAAATCGGCGGAAAGTGAATAACACTAATCTTAATCGCAACATAGTTGAGCCCCCATAACACCGCGATAAATAATCCTATGGCGGCATCGATAGGCGTGAGACTGGAGGATTTCAAAGCAGGAGAGTTCATGAAGGTTAGCTTGGCCGCGTCGCTGACTTAATTCAAGCCGCGTTCCTTCTTCACCACGTCATAGGCATGATTGATTGATGCCATTTTTTCATTTGCGAGATCGATGAAATCCTGCGGCAAGCCTTTCGACATCAGGGCATCTGGATGGTATTCGCGCAGCAGCTTGCGATAGGCAGACTTAACCTCCGCATCGTCAGCCGACGGGTTGACGCCTAAGATCTTATAAGATTCATCCTGGGTTCCGACATGGCCAGCCCCCATGAAACTGCAATGAATGCGGTCAAAGTGGTCCTGATCGAAGCCGAAGATCGCCGCGACACTTTTAAGATATTCAAGTTCCTTTGGATGAACCTCACCATCGGCCTGGGCAATAAGGAACAGCCCGCCCAACAACTCTTCAAGCACTTGCGGTTCGCGCGGAAACATACTGGCGATTTGCTGGGCATAGGGCTCATAGCCGGTTGCATCTTTACGGGCTTCGTTGAACAGTCTACCGACTTCGCCAACTTCTTCCGGCGGAATGCGAAAGATTTTCTTAAAGGCGGCAATTTCATCCGGCGTGACCTTGCCGTCAGCCTTGGCCATTTTTGCGCTGAGAACGACCACGGCGATGGTGAATGCAACTTGCCGCTGATCCGTACCAGGACCACCACCCATCTGAGTAGTGCCGGCTTTATCCTTATCAAATTGATGACCCGCGAACGCACCCATCAGCGCCCCAATGGGACCGCCGATTGCAAACCCGGCGACGCCGCCAATAACTTTCCCCCAGATGGTCGACAAATTATTCTCCTACAGGCCCGGTTCCGCAGTGGGACTTTGAATTGCGGGCCTGAAAATTGTCGTTCGCGGCCCAAGGCGGCCCATAATAGGCAGCTTCACCGCCGGGTCCAGGGGGTCTATTCCAAAAGTTAAACCTAGGAGATTTAATTCAACGCCTTCTTCTACACCCGCCAGCAGACCAAACAATCCTAATACAGAAAATTGAACGCCTGTTCCACTGGGAGACTTTGCAAAGACCGCGCCGTTGTTCAGATAATCTTTGCCGATGGCGATGGGAGGAAGGTCGAGTTTTAGCTCTGGCACTTCCCGCGCCACATGTGCCGTAAAGGTATTCGAATTGGGTCCAGGCCAGACTCGGTACTCATCTGGATAAGGATAGCTCTGGGCCGCTGCGTGAACTTTTTTAATGATATCATCGACACCCGGACCACGCATATCTGAAATGACCCAGGGTTCCGCATCGTACCAGCGGGAATCAGGCGCACGGTTCGAGATTGAAACCAC contains:
- a CDS encoding DUF3750 domain-containing protein — its product is MKWFVRPIRILIITTALGGAGALWGMAVASDWRTASHEPTGIAPDPSKVKEAIIQVYAARAFSWRGAFGVHTWISVKPTDAIEFTTYQVIGWRSYRGMPVVSISNRAPDSRWYDAEPWVISDMRGPGVDDIIKKVHAAAQSYPYPDEYRVWPGPNSNTFTAHVAREVPELKLDLPPIAIGKDYLNNGAVFAKSPSGTGVQFSVLGLFGLLAGVEEGVELNLLGLTFGIDPLDPAVKLPIMGRLGPRTTIFRPAIQSPTAEPGL
- a CDS encoding NAD(P)-dependent oxidoreductase, whose amino-acid sequence is MTNTIGIIGLGNMGGAISTNLVKSGFAVAGFDIDAGMIARAQSNGVDVKFSATEVANLAKIIILSLASPAALHAVTTELAEAGNKEAILVETGTLTIDDKEAARDRLAAAGITLLDCPLSGTGHQARTGDLVVFTSGDEDAVNKCMPMFAGFSRSQKYCGEFGNGIRMKIVANHLIAVHNTATAEAMVLGMKADLDPNLVFDVISESAGTSRMFEVRGKLMADSNWDDVGATNLLFKKDLDVITNYAAEIGCPVPLFSLAAQPFRAAMSRGLEQRDTASVCLLLEEAAGIDRDNWPPDAKKK
- a CDS encoding N-acetylmuramoyl-L-alanine amidase; its protein translation is METNLSPNFDVRPDGAEIDMLVLHYTGMETGEAALERLCDSAAKVSAHYLIHENGDVVQMVEEVNRAWHAGVASWRGESDVNARSIGIELVNPGHEFGYREFPDAQLTALEGLCLDILSRHSIPARNVVGHSDVAPTRKQDPGELFPWQQLAAKKIGIWPRRLGSISSSTDHVAALFLLYGYDVENLPLAIGAFQRHFRPERVDGVADGETLGLLRGLIHLIN
- a CDS encoding EamA family transporter translates to MNSPALKSSSLTPIDAAIGLFIAVLWGLNYVAIKISVIHFPPIYASGLRFALVAAILIWFTKPPIGNFIPVFMISVVLGTLHFIFVFTGLTGVDPSVSSIILQLGTPFSALMAWLMLNDAFGWRRTIGMLIAFGGVAIVAGEPSVSSSLFHVVLCLGAAVCWGLSNILIKKLDGVGPIQLNAWMALFAAPQLFIVSALMEEGQWAATKSAGMTEWASIVFMAVGASAIAYGLWYHLMNKYEVSRIVGINLMPPVFAALSSAWLLGEVLGWEKIVGGLLTLFGVAVIQIRWNRVAGPVE
- a CDS encoding acyl-CoA/acyl-ACP dehydrogenase; amino-acid sequence: MNMNDHILSEDQRMMRDTVHAYIDDVVAPYIRDNWEKEWSMEPADRVPAEILQKADEIGIRTLGVPEEFGGMELDPATEVQTFAVISEEVARGDSGLADKLAQNWKVSVLLRNLAPRHLQEKWFPRLMEDPNFLLAHCLTEPRGASDRWLPHNVPSANMDTKAVLEDGHWVINGRKQFISNGYDASLYVVYANTKPDVGMVHGTSSFLVPRDTPGLSITKCNETMGCRFMNNGELTFEDMRVPEDHLLVKDEAMGHAGVYFRPGKILQASKNLGVGVAAFEKTAEYVQNYVQGGAPLIKHQAVAVRLADMATRIDAIRAFINYAARAVDERVGDADKLCNMLKYHTSEEIMKVCKDALELHGGTGVMLEAGIEKLFRDAAIFMHMDATVDISRFKVIKAMFPDAAGTYADPK
- a CDS encoding DnaJ domain-containing protein, which encodes MGAFAGHQFDKDKAGTTQMGGGPGTDQRQVAFTIAVVVLSAKMAKADGKVTPDEIAAFKKIFRIPPEEVGEVGRLFNEARKDATGYEPYAQQIASMFPREPQVLEELLGGLFLIAQADGEVHPKELEYLKSVAAIFGFDQDHFDRIHCSFMGAGHVGTQDESYKILGVNPSADDAEVKSAYRKLLREYHPDALMSKGLPQDFIDLANEKMASINHAYDVVKKERGLN